The following nucleotide sequence is from Anaerohalosphaeraceae bacterium.
ATTGTCCCCTGTGCGAATGCAGCGGGAATTGATTTCATAGCCCCGCTGTGCCGTAATCAGGTTCACCAGCTCCTGCACCATTTCCACATTCGATTTTTCCAGATACATCGACAGAATCGTTCCGTAGCCGTTCTGGCCGGCCTGACCGGCCACCGCCGCCCCGCTGGCCTCGGTTTCCCGGTACAGATTGTCCCCTTCCGCACTCAGCCCGGCCGGGTTCGGAAAGCGGTACAGTTCAATCATTCCGACCACCTGCACCCCCGACGGCGTCTGGACCGTCACCGTCCCGTCCGTCCCAATATCCACCGCCATCGCATCCGACGGAATGGTAATCCCGGGACTGAGCTGGTAGCCGTTGGCCGTCACCAGATAGCCGTTGGCGTCCTTCTGAAAGGCACCGTCTCGAGTGTACCGCAGCTCCCCGTTCGGCAGCGTCACCTGGAAAAACCCTTCTCCCTGGATTGCCATATCCAGCTCGTTGCCGGTATTTTCCAGGGTTCCCGGTGTAAACACCCGGCTGGTGGAGGCAATTTTGACGCCGCTGCCGACCTCCAGTCCGCTGGGGGCCGTCACACCGGACGTCACCTCGCGGTCGGCCTGACGCAGCTTCAGATACAGCAAATCCTGAAAATTCACACACGACCGCTTGAACCCGTTCGTATTGACGTTGGCCAGATTGTGCGCAATGATGTCCACCATCGTCTGCTGGGCATCCATGCCGGTGGCCGCCGTGGAAAAAGCACGAAGCATAATTGATTCTCCTTTCAGGTATTGACTGCTGACAACACCGCCTGTGAGTTCTCCCGCTGCCGGCGGAGCACATTCATATTCGCCTCATACAGCCGCGAGAGGGTCAACATATTGACCATTTCCTGAACCAGCTGAACATTGGACCCTTCCTGATAGCCCTGGCGAACCTTCACACCGGCCGCCGGAGCCGGCTCCAGCCCCGCCGGAGCGGCAAAAACCCCGAATCCGGAAGGAATCAGCTGCCCTTCCTTGTCTCCGAAATCCGCCAGACGAAGCCGGCCCGCCTCCACCCCGCCGACGCGAACAACCCCGTCCAGCGAAATCTGAATGTCCGCTCCGAAGGCGTCCGCGGGCACATGAATCGGCCCGTTTTCGCCGGCTACAATCCGTCCCTGGCTGTCCGTCAGCTGCCCGAGGGCGTTGATTTGCAGACAGCCGTTGCGGGTGTACATCGGACCGTCCGGCGTCTGCACCGTCAGAAAACCCCGTCCTTCCAGCGCCACATCCAGCGGATTGCCCGTCTGAATCAGCCGTCCCTGGGAAAAATCAATCTCCTGGCGAGTCTGAATTGGGTTGCTGCGCAGCGAACGCTCGCCCGAAAGGGCCTCCAGCGTCTTTTGGTACTCCTGCTCAAAGGTCAGCACGCGGCGCTTAAAGCCCGCCGTCTGCGCATTGGCGGCGTTGTGCGCCGTCACCTCCAGCTGCCGAGCCAGACTGTTCAACCCCGATGCAATGCGTTCCGCTCCGTCTATCATCCGACAGAAACCTCCGTCTGAGTTTCCGCTTTCTCTTCGTCCATAACATCCTCTTCTCCAGCTCCCTCCAGACCCTGTTCAATCGCCGCCTGATTGGTCAGACGAATCATTTCATCCTCGCTGCGGGCATCCAGTCCAATCAGCTCCGCCACACAGAACGGTCCGGTTCCGCTGCGTCCGACCCGCTGAATTTCCGCAATATCCTGCACCACACGCCCCGGCTCCACCTCGAAAATCACCAGAACCCGCTCCCGTCTATTGACATTCAGCCCGCCGCGAATCCGAAGCGTAGGCCCCGAAAACTCCACCACCTCCGCCTGCTGAAAGACCGGCATAGCGGGCTTGTCCGTCTGAACAAACACCGGAAACTTTGCCACCCAAATCGGCTGATGCAGCGGCACCCGGACAAACCGCCGGCGGTTGAGATACCGCGCATGGTCCACATGACAGACCTTCAGACGGGCCCCTTCACAGCTGATGACCACCACATCAAATCCCCACAGAACCGACCCAATCATGTATTGAAGCGTGCAGGCGTCTCCCGCCTTCAGCGGAAACGGAACCGTCCCGTCCAGTACAAGCCCTGTCACTTCGTTGGACACCACTTTGGCCCGGTACTCCCGATTCTCCAGAGACAGGGCAGGAACCACGGCGATTTCCGCCTCCAACGGAATCTGCCGGCTGGTCAGATACTGACTGCGTCGGGTTCGGCTTCGGGTCGTGCCGCCGGTCTTGACAAACCCGATTTTGTGCTTGATCGACTCAATCACGGCCACCTGTCGTTTCCGCTGCTCCTCATCGGCGGCCGCCGCCAGCGTCCGCCGCAGCAGCCGCGCCATCCCCGCCTCAAACTCCTGCGGACGGAAATAGATATTCACCAGCTGCCGGACATGAGCCTGACGGGCAATCAGCAGCAGCACTTCCCGCTCCTCCGGCGTCAGCCCGAACAGGACGGCTTTTTCTTCAAACAGACGAAGCTGCTTTTGCCGCTCCCGCTCCCGCTGCTGCAGACGAATCGCCGCCAGAATCAGCAGCAGAACCGCAATCATCGACCAGCCCAGGATAATAAACCACTTGTTGGTCAGCAGAGCCGTCAGCCCCGACTGGCCGCCGCGCTCCATCTGGCGCATCGCCTCAAACCGCTCATACGGCGACAGACCCGCCAGAAACAGCACCATCGGTTGAAGACAGCCCCAAACCATTAGGCCTTTTTCCTTTTTTACCGAATCAAATTGGTCAGTTCACGCAGCACATCGTTGGCCACCCGAATCGTCCGGGCGTTCGCCTGATAGCCGTTCTGGGCCTGCATCAGCGTCACAAACTCCGTCGCAATATCCACATTCGACTGCTCCAGACTCTGGCCGGTCAGCTTTCCCGCCCCGCCTGTTGCCGCCATCGTGGCAATCGGTTCCCCGGAGTTGGCCGTCGGCATAAAGTAGCCGTTGCCGATCGCTTCCAGACCGCCCGGGTTCTGGAAAATTCCGATTTGAATCGCTGCAATGTTCACCCGCACCCCGTTGGTAAACGTCCCGACAATCATCCCCGTCTGGTCAATTGTAATGTTCGAAAGGGCTCCGGCTGCATAACCGTCCTGCGTCAGGGCCGCTGCACTCGACTGCTGGGAGGCAAACTGCGTCAGACCGGTAAACTCCCCCGGGGTTCCCAGAATCAGACGAATCGTCTGAATCGATGACGGATTGCTGGTAAACTGCACTCCGATGACCGCCTCCTCCCCGGGCCGTGAAATTCCCTTAAACGAACCGTCCGGATTGAACTCAATCCCGGATATCCGACGGTTCAGCGCGCTGGAGTTATGGATGTCATAGGTATCCCACGACCCCCTCAGTTCACCGGTAATTGAATCAATCACCAAATCCCAAGTATTGGTCGTGTTGGTCTTGACAAACGTGCCGCTGAGCACGTGCTGCTCGCCCATGTTGTCATAGACCGTAATCTTGAAGTTCTTGGTATCGTTGCCGCCGATGGACACATAATCAAAAAACGTCGGCAGCTGGAACGCATCCGCACCGGCCGGCTCATACGTCATCCCGGTAATCATCGCCAGGTTATACCCCGCCTGATTGGCCGTAATGACTATCTTTCCGTCTGAATTCAGCGTCGCCGTCGAATTGCTGAACATCGCTGTAATCTGGTCCAGCAAATCCTGCACGGTAGGCCCGGAGCCGGGGTCCGCCCCCTCTATCGTGATGTAATCCGTAAAAGGCGTACCATCCTCCAGAGTCCCCGTTACGGCAATTCGGCTGGTCTGTCCGGCCGGCAGCGGCACAGTCCACTGGTCCAGGTCCGACAAGAAAGTATTCGCCGTCGCCACCCGCTCGCCGCCGCCGGTGGTAAAGGCCGTGTTGGCCATAATCTTATTCACCGTCGCCGCCGTGCTTTCCGCCGACGCACGCAGGTTGCCGTTGAGCGTAATTTCCGTCGTCGCCCGGGCCGGCATCGAAGCATCCCACGGGATGCGGATATTCGAGTCGCCTACTGTCTGAAAGCCCTCCGCCTCCCCGTAGTTGCCGATCCGCTGCACCCGGTATCCCGTCGCCGGGTCCACCAGCATATTTCTTGCATCCACGGCAAAGGACCCGATGCGGGTATAGACATTCTGCAGCCCGTTGTTCAGAACAAAATAACCCGAGCCGTCGATTGCCACATCCAAATCCTGACCGGTCGAGACGATATTCCCCTGGGTCGTGTTCACCCGAATCGAGGCAATCCCCACGCCGCTGCCCATCTGCTGCGGATTCACCCCGCCCAGACTGTTTGACGGACCGCTGGCACGCTTGAGGGTCTGACTGAGCAGCTCCGCAAATGTCACCGAACTGCTCTTAAACCCGATGGTGTTCACATTCGCCAGGTTGTTGCCCGCCACATCCAGCATCGCCTGATGGGCCTTCAATCCCGATACCCCTGCTGATAGCGCCGAACCCATATGAGTACTCCTTGTGGATTATTGAATGCTGTTAACCTGATCCAGAGTCACGTTGACAGTCTCCAGTGCCGAACCGTTCAGAGGATTTTTTGCCTCCACCTGCAAAACCGGCTCGCCGCTGACAAACCGAATCCCCTTGACACTTCCCTCCAGGGATTGCTGATAAGTATCGCTGAAAAACGTAATTGTATGCCCCAGCAGCGAACGGGCATATTCAATCTCCGCCATCAGCATCGCTCCGGCAAATCCGACATTCATCCGGCTGATGGTCTGGTTGATGGTTTCCAGATTGCTGTTCATCTTTTCCGTCAGTTCCAACTGGGTAAACTGGGCAAGCTGCGCCGCCATCTGATGGTTGTCCATTGGTTCCAGCGGATTCTGATACTGAAGTTCCGTCACCAGCAGCTTCATAAAATCCAGTTTTTGTTCTGCCGCAGACTGAATCGAGGGCATTTGGTTTCCTTCCCAAAAAAAATCCGTCAAAAGGTCTTCACGTTCCAAAGAAGATTTCCTTGCAACATCTATGCCAGATGCCCGACTGCTGAATCCGTAAAAGTTCTAACCTTCTCAAAAAAAGAAACTTAAATATTTTCTTCACGAAACGACGCCGGTCTCTCCACCCGCTTTAGCAAGGCAAAAATTTTCGCACCTGTCGGAAAATTATTCCTCCTGTTCTGCTCCAATCAACGCCGCATCATTCTTCCATACCTTCCGGAATAAGTCCGATAACTTTGCCACAGAACCCCTTTCATCCGCCTGCCGCCGCGCGGGTTTTGAATTATTGGACCGTCCCATAATTTATTAAAGTTTCCTATTTCCGCCTGCCGATGGTAGCAGTACGCTGATTTGAACAAACTGAGGATGAACCGTTCCGTGAGTAAGTGCATATGACTTTGGAAAAGATTCTGGTCGTCGGCAGACAGCCGAACACACAGCAGGCAGCCAGACCTTTTGCAAAGAAACTTTATGCCGCCGATGAAACAGACGACGTGTGGGAACTTCTGGAGGCCGTCGAACCCAACCTCATCATTTTCGGCGAAGACATTGAACGAACCGAGATTCTGCGAACCCTCCGGGCCTTCCGGCAGAGCAGCCTCCAACGACCCGTTCTGATTGCCGGCTCCATTAATTGCCCGGCGCTGGAAACCTATCTGAGCGAATACCAACACGCCGAGTGCGTTCTCAATATTGAAAATGCCGATGACTTCAGCCGGGCGGTCCAGCGGCTCCTTCTCCACCAGCAGGAATCCGCCTCCGACGCCCGCTTCTTCATGGAAGACTGTCCTTCCTCCGTTTCCATTGTCGGCAAAAGCCGGGCCATGATGCAGACCCTTCGGATGATTCGGCTGGTGGCCCAGAGCAGCTGCAATCCGGTGCTGATTGTCGGCGAAACCGGCACCGGCAAGGAGCTGGCCGCCCGCGCCGTCCATATCCTCCGCAACGGCAGCCAGCAGAAATTTGTCGCTATCAACTGTGCCGCCCTGACCGCCAACCTGCTCGAAAGCGAGCTTTTCGGACACACCAAGGGCTCCTTTACCAGCGCAGACCGTGATAAAATCGGCCTGCTCGAGCTGGCCGGAACCGGAACCGTTTTTCTCGATGAAATCAGCGAAATGCCCCTGGACCTGCAGGCCAAACTCCTGCGCGTCCTTCAGGAGCGCAAATTCCGCAAAGTCGGCGGTCTGGAGGAAATCGACTGCCGGGCAACCATCATCGCATCCAGCAATCGAAACCTGCTTCAGGAAGTAGAGGCCGGGCGATTCCGAAAAGACCTCTACTACCGGTTATGCGTCTGCCCCATCCCTCTGGCGCCGCTTCGGGCTGAATCGCGAAAAGACGACATCCTGCTCCTGGCCGAATACTTCATCCAGACCTCGACCATCTGCCCGGAAAAGAAAGGAAAAATCAAAGGCCTGACCTCCATGGCCGCCGAAATGCTCACTCGATACCACTGGCCCGGCAATGTGCGGGAACTGAAAAACGTCATCGAACGAGCCATTCTCCTCGAATCCGCAGACCGAATCGGAACCAGCAGCCTCTGGCTGAATCCGGCCTTCTATTTCGACGCCGAACAGACGCAGGAAACATCCCCCGCTGTTCCCATCAAGGATTTTTCCCTCGAAAAAGCCGAGCGGGAACTGGTCAAAAAGGCTCTCGAAGAAGCGGGCTGGCAGAAAAGCCGGGCGGCCTCTCTGCTCGGCATCACCCGGGCTACCCTTTATGCAAAGGTCAAGCAGTACAATCTTCAGGAACCGGAGAAAAAAACCCAGCCCGTCTCCTGAACACACCGGCCGTCCGATTGCTCCGTCAAAAAATCACTCTTCCTTCATCACTGACCACTGGATATCCGTAGCCGTGCTGCGGGCAATCCCCTCCAGGGCATACCGGGCTGTGCCGAAAGGAATCTGCCGGTCGCATCGAAGCCGAACAATCTTTCGGA
It contains:
- the flgG gene encoding flagellar basal-body rod protein FlgG, yielding MLRAFSTAATGMDAQQTMVDIIAHNLANVNTNGFKRSCVNFQDLLYLKLRQADREVTSGVTAPSGLEVGSGVKIASTSRVFTPGTLENTGNELDMAIQGEGFFQVTLPNGELRYTRDGAFQKDANGYLVTANGYQLSPGITIPSDAMAVDIGTDGTVTVQTPSGVQVVGMIELYRFPNPAGLSAEGDNLYRETEASGAAVAGQAGQNGYGTILSMYLEKSNVEMVQELVNLITAQRGYEINSRCIRTGDNMLQQLSQLIR
- a CDS encoding flagellar hook basal-body protein translates to MIDGAERIASGLNSLARQLEVTAHNAANAQTAGFKRRVLTFEQEYQKTLEALSGERSLRSNPIQTRQEIDFSQGRLIQTGNPLDVALEGRGFLTVQTPDGPMYTRNGCLQINALGQLTDSQGRIVAGENGPIHVPADAFGADIQISLDGVVRVGGVEAGRLRLADFGDKEGQLIPSGFGVFAAPAGLEPAPAAGVKVRQGYQEGSNVQLVQEMVNMLTLSRLYEANMNVLRRQRENSQAVLSAVNT
- a CDS encoding flagellar hook-basal body complex protein; translation: MGSALSAGVSGLKAHQAMLDVAGNNLANVNTIGFKSSSVTFAELLSQTLKRASGPSNSLGGVNPQQMGSGVGIASIRVNTTQGNIVSTGQDLDVAIDGSGYFVLNNGLQNVYTRIGSFAVDARNMLVDPATGYRVQRIGNYGEAEGFQTVGDSNIRIPWDASMPARATTEITLNGNLRASAESTAATVNKIMANTAFTTGGGERVATANTFLSDLDQWTVPLPAGQTSRIAVTGTLEDGTPFTDYITIEGADPGSGPTVQDLLDQITAMFSNSTATLNSDGKIVITANQAGYNLAMITGMTYEPAGADAFQLPTFFDYVSIGGNDTKNFKITVYDNMGEQHVLSGTFVKTNTTNTWDLVIDSITGELRGSWDTYDIHNSSALNRRISGIEFNPDGSFKGISRPGEEAVIGVQFTSNPSSIQTIRLILGTPGEFTGLTQFASQQSSAAALTQDGYAAGALSNITIDQTGMIVGTFTNGVRVNIAAIQIGIFQNPGGLEAIGNGYFMPTANSGEPIATMAATGGAGKLTGQSLEQSNVDIATEFVTLMQAQNGYQANARTIRVANDVLRELTNLIR
- a CDS encoding flagellar hook capping FlgD N-terminal domain-containing protein, with the translated sequence MPSIQSAAEQKLDFMKLLVTELQYQNPLEPMDNHQMAAQLAQFTQLELTEKMNSNLETINQTISRMNVGFAGAMLMAEIEYARSLLGHTITFFSDTYQQSLEGSVKGIRFVSGEPVLQVEAKNPLNGSALETVNVTLDQVNSIQ
- a CDS encoding sigma-54 dependent transcriptional regulator, which gives rise to MTLEKILVVGRQPNTQQAARPFAKKLYAADETDDVWELLEAVEPNLIIFGEDIERTEILRTLRAFRQSSLQRPVLIAGSINCPALETYLSEYQHAECVLNIENADDFSRAVQRLLLHQQESASDARFFMEDCPSSVSIVGKSRAMMQTLRMIRLVAQSSCNPVLIVGETGTGKELAARAVHILRNGSQQKFVAINCAALTANLLESELFGHTKGSFTSADRDKIGLLELAGTGTVFLDEISEMPLDLQAKLLRVLQERKFRKVGGLEEIDCRATIIASSNRNLLQEVEAGRFRKDLYYRLCVCPIPLAPLRAESRKDDILLLAEYFIQTSTICPEKKGKIKGLTSMAAEMLTRYHWPGNVRELKNVIERAILLESADRIGTSSLWLNPAFYFDAEQTQETSPAVPIKDFSLEKAERELVKKALEEAGWQKSRAASLLGITRATLYAKVKQYNLQEPEKKTQPVS